In Massilia violaceinigra, one DNA window encodes the following:
- a CDS encoding zinc finger Ran-binding domain-containing protein: MQAYEWQCHVCRHSNSAARDTCSACGFAAAARGKDILLKRAAQADAAEAAPPASSDSVNLTELVAYLPLWRRILAYVGLMVSGAGGIWWKFAWTMPSYGSAFLMVAGGLLLVGLAAGRKTAPSPPP, encoded by the coding sequence ATGCAAGCTTACGAGTGGCAATGCCACGTCTGCAGACACAGCAATAGCGCCGCACGCGATACCTGTAGCGCCTGCGGCTTTGCCGCAGCGGCGCGCGGCAAAGATATTCTGCTGAAACGCGCGGCCCAGGCCGACGCCGCCGAAGCAGCGCCGCCCGCTTCTTCCGACAGCGTGAACCTGACCGAGCTCGTTGCCTACTTGCCCCTTTGGCGCAGGATACTTGCCTACGTCGGCCTGATGGTGAGCGGAGCTGGCGGCATTTGGTGGAAATTTGCCTGGACCATGCCATCCTACGGGAGCGCTTTCCTGATGGTGGCCGGCGGCCTGCTGCTGGTCGGACTGGCCGCCGGTCGGAAGACCGCACCCTCCCCACCACCCTAA